One window of the Runella slithyformis DSM 19594 genome contains the following:
- a CDS encoding glycosyltransferase family 2 protein: MTLKIPTDDLLVSIVIGVYNEAENIRPLLAEIRTALHGYMYEVIIVNDGSTDATLAEALHPLAGMPVVVDLQKNYGQSGAMAAGIEVARGKYIVTLDGDGQNDPADIPAMLALAQKENYDLVASVRGDRKDHYLTRKLPSQLANGLIRRLLGVHLHDYGSTLKVFRSPLAKKLPLYGELHRFIPVLAAMEGARMTEVRANHRPRLAGTSKYGLGRTVKVMSDLVWVYFLKKYLAKPMHFFGRIAFWLVMASGVIGGLAVRQWWQYPEETLGSLPMMGFLLLLSAGYFLGMGILAELLMRTYYESQGKKPYTIRQIYYPEFKKKE; encoded by the coding sequence ATGACGCTGAAAATACCCACGGACGACCTGCTGGTCTCTATCGTCATCGGAGTGTACAACGAGGCGGAAAACATTCGTCCGTTGCTTGCGGAAATCAGGACCGCCCTGCATGGATACATGTATGAGGTCATCATTGTCAACGACGGTTCCACGGACGCGACCCTTGCGGAAGCCCTGCATCCGTTGGCCGGAATGCCGGTGGTGGTAGATCTGCAGAAAAATTACGGTCAAAGCGGGGCGATGGCGGCCGGTATTGAAGTGGCGCGGGGGAAATACATTGTCACCCTCGACGGTGACGGGCAAAATGACCCCGCTGATATTCCGGCCATGTTGGCCCTGGCCCAAAAAGAGAATTATGATTTGGTGGCTTCCGTGCGCGGGGACCGAAAAGATCACTATCTGACCCGAAAGCTGCCGAGCCAACTCGCCAATGGGCTGATTCGCAGGCTTTTGGGGGTTCATCTCCATGATTACGGAAGTACTCTCAAGGTATTTCGGTCACCGTTAGCCAAAAAACTGCCGCTTTACGGTGAGCTTCACCGCTTTATTCCCGTACTCGCTGCCATGGAAGGAGCACGGATGACGGAGGTTCGGGCCAATCACCGCCCCCGGTTGGCGGGTACATCAAAATACGGCCTGGGACGGACGGTGAAAGTGATGAGTGACCTCGTGTGGGTGTATTTTTTGAAAAAGTATCTCGCGAAGCCCATGCATTTTTTTGGACGCATCGCGTTTTGGCTGGTCATGGCGTCGGGGGTGATCGGGGGGCTGGCGGTGCGGCAGTGGTGGCAGTACCCGGAAGAGACCTTAGGGAGTCTGCCGATGATGGGTTTTCTGCTGCTGTTATCGGCCGGGTATTTTCTGGGCATGGGTATTTTGGCCGAGCT
- a CDS encoding ArnT family glycosyltransferase: MKKTIPNPYHLLAVLLAVPALFSHLGYIPLDMSTDEARRALVALEMDLTGNYLTPTLNGNFYFNKPPLYNWLILGSYRLWGDYSAWSLRFPMAVSVVGYSLTIFWCLRRYVSYQTAAVVALLQLVNGRVLFYETLFGLIDSTYSWVTFSGFMAVYAFDRKKNYWALFLLSYLLTTLGFMMKGLPSLVFQGVTLGVWLGYQRKWRVLWHPAHFAGIALFVGLVGTYYTLSAAQFGFPLGKAVEILWSESAKRTGLAFGWQATMEHLATFPFEFIFHFLPFTLLAVFLIRPRPSDLWRGDPFLTFCGLIFVANVAVYWVSPQVYARYTLMLLPLFFTPLVQAYYSPAEGSRPRRWVEWVYGGAMGLTSAAIWVALWIKSTRDLPEVYGVCALTMTVLAGCTWVFWKTPARRLDIFIIFLLIARISFNFLFVPPRKEKRQRYREDNERAARLTLDAQGRPLPLYSYRQTLGDDGSTDVNSFHLSALRRRVLTMTSEKIPGAYYIADSANLAGEKYTEYGRILLYPERPAKIVRFE, encoded by the coding sequence ATGAAGAAAACGATCCCTAATCCATACCACCTGCTCGCCGTGCTGCTGGCCGTGCCGGCGCTGTTTTCCCATTTGGGGTACATTCCGCTGGATATGTCGACCGATGAGGCGCGGCGGGCGTTGGTGGCGCTGGAAATGGATCTGACGGGCAACTACCTCACACCGACGCTGAACGGAAACTTTTATTTCAACAAACCGCCCCTGTACAACTGGTTGATCCTGGGGTCGTATCGGTTGTGGGGCGATTATTCCGCGTGGAGTTTACGCTTTCCGATGGCCGTGTCGGTGGTGGGCTATTCGCTGACGATCTTTTGGTGCCTGCGACGGTATGTTTCCTATCAAACCGCTGCCGTGGTGGCCCTGCTGCAACTGGTGAACGGACGGGTGCTGTTTTATGAAACCCTGTTCGGGCTCATTGACAGCACCTATTCGTGGGTCACCTTTTCGGGTTTTATGGCGGTCTATGCCTTTGATCGAAAAAAGAATTATTGGGCCTTGTTTTTGCTTTCGTACCTGCTCACCACGCTGGGGTTCATGATGAAAGGCCTGCCTTCGTTGGTCTTTCAGGGCGTCACATTGGGGGTATGGCTGGGTTATCAACGCAAGTGGCGGGTGCTTTGGCATCCCGCCCATTTTGCGGGGATAGCCCTTTTTGTCGGTTTGGTGGGTACCTACTATACCCTGAGTGCAGCGCAGTTCGGTTTTCCGTTGGGCAAAGCCGTGGAGATATTGTGGAGTGAAAGTGCAAAGCGGACGGGCCTGGCGTTTGGATGGCAGGCAACCATGGAGCACCTTGCGACGTTTCCGTTCGAATTTATTTTTCATTTTCTGCCGTTTACCTTATTGGCGGTCTTTTTGATTCGGCCCCGGCCGTCGGATCTGTGGAGGGGCGATCCCTTTCTGACCTTTTGCGGTTTGATCTTTGTGGCCAATGTGGCGGTGTATTGGGTGTCGCCGCAGGTATATGCGCGCTATACGCTGATGCTGTTGCCGTTGTTTTTTACGCCCTTGGTGCAGGCCTATTACAGCCCCGCCGAAGGAAGCCGGCCGCGAAGATGGGTGGAGTGGGTGTACGGCGGAGCCATGGGCCTTACGTCGGCAGCGATTTGGGTGGCGTTGTGGATCAAATCAACCCGGGACCTGCCCGAAGTGTACGGAGTATGCGCCCTGACCATGACCGTATTGGCGGGATGTACGTGGGTGTTCTGGAAAACACCGGCGCGCCGGTTGGATATATTTATTATTTTTTTGTTGATTGCGCGGATCTCGTTCAACTTTCTGTTTGTTCCGCCGCGCAAAGAGAAGCGGCAACGCTACCGGGAGGACAACGAACGGGCGGCTCGCCTGACGCTGGATGCGCAGGGGAGACCGCTGCCTTTGTACAGCTATCGGCAGACCCTCGGCGATGACGGCTCGACGGATGTCAACAGTTTTCATCTTTCGGCCCTGCGGCGGCGGGTACTGACGATGACGTCGGAAAAGATACCGGGGGCGTATTACATTGCGGATTCGGCTAATTTAGCGGGGGAAAAATACACAGAATACGGGAGAATACTGCTCTACCCCGAGCGCCCGGCTAAAATAGTGCGGTTTGAGTGA